Proteins found in one Pseudomonas marvdashtae genomic segment:
- a CDS encoding SDR family oxidoreductase, protein MQNRMMITGAGSGLGREIALRWAREGWRLALSDVSEPGLLETLKLVRAAGGDGFVQRCDVRDYSQLTAFAQACEEKLGGIDIIVNNAGVASGGFFSELSLEDWDWQIAINLMGVVKGCKAFLPLLEKSRGKIINIASMAALMQGPAMSNYNVAKAGVVALSESLLIELAQQEIGVHVVCPSFFQTNLLDSFRGPTPAMKAQVGKLLESSPISAADIADYIYQHVAQGEFMILPHEQGRMAWATKQKNPKLLYDEMTAMADKMRAKARQNQG, encoded by the coding sequence ATGCAAAATCGCATGATGATCACTGGTGCCGGCTCTGGCCTGGGTCGCGAAATCGCGCTGCGCTGGGCCCGCGAAGGCTGGCGCCTGGCCTTGTCCGATGTCAGCGAGCCTGGCCTGCTGGAAACCCTCAAGCTGGTGCGCGCCGCAGGCGGCGACGGCTTTGTCCAGCGCTGCGATGTGCGCGACTACAGCCAGCTCACGGCGTTTGCCCAGGCCTGCGAGGAAAAACTCGGCGGCATCGACATCATCGTCAACAATGCCGGCGTAGCTTCAGGCGGGTTCTTCAGCGAACTGTCCCTGGAGGATTGGGACTGGCAAATCGCGATCAACCTGATGGGCGTGGTCAAGGGCTGCAAGGCGTTCCTGCCGCTGCTGGAAAAAAGCCGTGGGAAGATCATCAACATCGCTTCCATGGCTGCGCTGATGCAGGGCCCCGCCATGAGCAACTACAACGTGGCCAAGGCCGGTGTGGTGGCGCTGTCGGAGAGCCTGCTGATCGAGCTGGCGCAGCAGGAGATTGGCGTGCATGTGGTCTGCCCGTCATTCTTCCAGACCAACCTGCTGGACTCGTTCCGCGGCCCGACCCCGGCCATGAAAGCCCAAGTCGGCAAATTGCTGGAAAGCTCGCCCATCAGCGCCGCCGACATCGCCGATTACATCTACCAGCACGTCGCCCAAGGCGAGTTCATGATCCTGCCCCATGAGCAGGGGCGCATGGCGTGGGCCACCAAGCAAAAGAATCCCAAACTGCTGTATGACGAAATGACGGCCATGGCTGACAAGATGCGCGCCAAAGCCCGTCAGAACCAGGGTTGA
- a CDS encoding YheU family protein translates to MLIPYDQLEVDTLTRLIEDFVTRDGTDNGDDTPLETRVLRVRQALTKGQAMIVFDPESEQCQLMLKHDVPKHLFD, encoded by the coding sequence ATGCTGATCCCTTACGACCAACTCGAAGTCGACACGCTCACCCGCCTGATCGAGGATTTCGTCACCCGCGATGGGACTGACAATGGCGACGATACGCCTTTGGAGACGCGAGTCCTGCGGGTCAGGCAGGCCCTGACCAAAGGCCAGGCCATGATTGTCTTCGACCCCGAGAGCGAACAGTGCCAACTGATGCTCAAGCATGACGTGCCCAAGCACCTATTCGACTGA
- a CDS encoding osmoprotectant NAGGN system M42 family peptidase: MISKIPEPDLEYLQKVLLEMLAIPSPTGFTDTIVRYVAERLEELGIPFEMTRRGTIRATLKGRQNSPDRAVSAHLDTIGASVRAIKDNGRLTLAPVGCWSSRFAEGSRVSLFTDTGVIRGSVLPLMASGHAFNTAVDEMPISWDHIELRLDAYCTTRADCETLGVGIGDYVAFDPLPEFTESGHISARHLDDKAGVAALLAALKAIVDSGEELLIDCHPLFTITEETGSGAAAALPWDVSEFVGIDIAPVAPGQHSSEHAVSVAMQDSGGPYDYHLSRHLLKLARENELPARRDLFRYYFSDAHSAITAGHDIRTALLAFGCDATHGYERTHIDSLAALSRLLGAYILSPPVFASDAQPAQGSLDRFSHQIEHDAQMESDTRVPSVDSLIGQRSDQ; encoded by the coding sequence ATGATCAGTAAAATTCCCGAACCGGATCTCGAATACCTGCAAAAAGTCCTGCTGGAAATGCTCGCCATTCCCAGCCCCACCGGTTTCACCGACACCATCGTGCGGTATGTCGCCGAGCGACTCGAAGAGCTGGGCATCCCGTTCGAAATGACCCGGCGCGGGACGATTCGCGCCACTCTCAAGGGCCGCCAGAACAGCCCTGACCGGGCCGTGTCGGCGCACCTGGACACCATTGGTGCCTCGGTTCGAGCCATCAAGGACAACGGCCGCCTGACGCTGGCCCCGGTAGGTTGCTGGTCCAGTCGGTTTGCCGAGGGCAGCCGGGTCAGCCTGTTTACCGACACAGGCGTCATCCGCGGCAGTGTGTTGCCGTTGATGGCGTCCGGGCACGCGTTCAACACTGCGGTGGATGAAATGCCCATCAGTTGGGACCACATCGAACTGCGCCTGGACGCCTACTGCACCACCCGCGCCGATTGCGAAACACTGGGGGTCGGTATCGGCGATTACGTCGCCTTCGACCCGTTGCCGGAATTCACCGAAAGTGGCCATATCAGCGCCCGACACCTGGATGACAAGGCTGGGGTTGCCGCGTTGCTGGCAGCGCTCAAGGCCATTGTCGACAGCGGCGAAGAGTTGCTGATCGACTGTCACCCACTCTTCACCATCACCGAGGAAACCGGCAGCGGCGCGGCGGCGGCATTGCCCTGGGACGTCAGTGAGTTCGTCGGGATCGACATCGCTCCGGTCGCACCCGGTCAGCACTCCAGCGAACATGCGGTGAGCGTGGCGATGCAGGATTCCGGAGGCCCCTACGACTATCATCTGTCGCGCCACCTGTTGAAGTTGGCCCGCGAGAACGAGTTGCCGGCGCGCCGCGACCTGTTCCGCTACTACTTCAGCGACGCCCACTCGGCCATCACCGCCGGCCACGACATCCGCACCGCCCTGCTCGCTTTCGGCTGCGACGCCACCCATGGCTATGAGCGCACCCACATCGACAGCCTGGCCGCACTGAGCCGCTTGCTGGGCGCGTATATCCTCAGTCCACCGGTGTTTGCCAGCGACGCGCAACCCGCCCAGGGATCGCTGGACCGCTTCAGCCACCAGATCGAACACGATGCGCAGATGGAAAGCGATACCCGCGTGCCGTCAGTCGACAGCCTGATCGGGCAGCGTTCGGATCAGTGA
- the ngg gene encoding N-acetylglutaminylglutamine synthetase, which produces MKPHPTLHNQRLLRGQPPSYERLQARLAEDGSELGADPIAVHCGWGRLLIGHTFPDPASLARELLNEQPGERDIALYVAAPQQVLGLEPAHLFLDPSDTLRLWFSDYRQATRVFRGFRIRRAQGDSDWQAINQLYQARAMLPIDPQRLTPRHQGGPVYWLAEDDDSGAVIGSVMGLNHQKAFNDPENGSSLWCLAVDPQCSRPGVGEVLVRHLIEHFMSRGLSYLDLSVLHNNRLAKNLYAKLGFRNLSTFAIKRKNGINQPLFLGPGPEAEFNPYARIIVDEAHRRGIEVQVDDAEAGLFTLVHGSRRIRCRESLSDLTSAISMTLCQNKSLTHKVLKNAGLNLPAQQLAGNADDNLAFLDEHERVVVKPLDGEQGQGVAVDLRTIEEVQDAIEAARKFDSRVLLESFHEGLDLRIVVIGFEVVAAAIRRPAEVIGDGQHSIGALIEAQSRRRQAATGGESKIPMDAETERTLRAAGYDYDSVLPAGEHLFVRRTANLHTGGVLEDVTGILHPTLNDAAVRAARALDIPMVGLDLLVPAADQPEYVFIEANERAGLANHEPQPTAERFVDMLFPHSQAAV; this is translated from the coding sequence ATGAAACCCCACCCGACCCTTCACAACCAACGACTGTTGCGCGGCCAGCCACCGTCCTATGAACGCCTGCAAGCACGCCTGGCCGAAGACGGCAGCGAGCTGGGCGCCGACCCGATCGCGGTGCACTGTGGCTGGGGCCGATTGCTGATCGGCCATACCTTCCCGGACCCGGCGAGCCTGGCCCGGGAACTGCTCAACGAACAACCCGGCGAACGCGACATTGCCTTGTACGTCGCCGCGCCCCAGCAAGTGCTCGGGCTGGAACCGGCGCATCTGTTCCTCGATCCGTCGGACACCCTGCGCCTGTGGTTCAGTGACTACCGACAAGCCACGCGGGTGTTTCGCGGTTTTCGGATTCGCCGGGCCCAGGGCGATTCCGACTGGCAAGCCATCAACCAGCTTTACCAGGCCCGCGCTATGCTGCCCATTGATCCCCAGCGATTGACCCCGCGCCATCAGGGCGGCCCGGTGTACTGGCTGGCCGAAGACGACGACAGCGGCGCGGTGATCGGCAGCGTCATGGGCCTCAATCACCAGAAGGCCTTCAATGACCCGGAAAACGGCAGCAGCCTCTGGTGCCTGGCGGTGGACCCGCAGTGCTCGCGCCCCGGTGTTGGCGAAGTGCTGGTGCGTCATCTTATCGAGCACTTCATGAGCCGAGGCTTGAGCTACCTCGACCTGTCAGTGCTACACAACAATCGCTTGGCGAAGAACCTCTACGCCAAACTTGGCTTTCGCAACCTCTCGACCTTCGCCATCAAGCGCAAGAACGGCATCAACCAGCCGCTGTTCCTCGGGCCTGGTCCCGAGGCGGAATTCAATCCATACGCGCGAATCATTGTCGATGAGGCGCACCGTCGCGGCATCGAAGTTCAGGTGGATGATGCCGAGGCCGGGCTGTTCACCCTGGTGCATGGCAGCCGACGGATCCGCTGCCGGGAATCGCTGAGCGACTTGACCAGCGCCATCAGCATGACCTTGTGCCAGAACAAGAGCCTGACCCATAAAGTGTTGAAGAACGCTGGCCTGAATTTGCCGGCCCAACAGCTGGCAGGCAATGCCGACGACAACCTGGCGTTTCTCGATGAGCACGAGCGCGTGGTGGTCAAGCCGCTGGACGGTGAACAAGGCCAGGGCGTGGCGGTGGACCTTCGGACTATCGAAGAGGTACAGGACGCCATCGAAGCGGCGCGCAAATTCGACAGCCGCGTGCTGCTGGAAAGCTTCCATGAGGGCCTGGACCTGCGAATCGTGGTGATCGGCTTTGAAGTGGTGGCAGCGGCCATCCGACGACCGGCGGAAGTGATCGGTGACGGCCAACACAGCATCGGCGCGCTGATCGAAGCCCAGAGCCGCCGACGCCAGGCTGCCACAGGAGGCGAAAGCAAGATTCCGATGGACGCCGAGACCGAACGCACGTTGCGTGCGGCCGGCTACGACTATGACAGCGTGTTGCCCGCGGGCGAGCATCTGTTCGTGCGTCGTACTGCGAACCTTCACACCGGCGGCGTGCTGGAAGACGTGACCGGCATTCTTCATCCGACCCTGAACGATGCCGCCGTACGAGCCGCGCGGGCGCTGGACATTCCCATGGTCGGTCTGGACCTGCTCGTGCCTGCGGCCGATCAGCCGGAGTACGTGTTCATCGAAGCCAACGAGCGCGCCGGCCTGGCCAACCACGAACCGCAACCTACCGCCGAACGCTTTGTGGATATGTTGTTTCCCCATAGCCAGGCGGCGGTCTGA
- the ccmI gene encoding c-type cytochrome biogenesis protein CcmI yields the protein MIDFWLAAGLLLLVALSFLLIPVLRGRRAQLEEDRTALNVALYQERVAELQAEREEGVLNAAQLDTGRAEAARELLADTEGADAPRESRLGKPLPLLAAVLVPILGLALYLHFGASDKVELTREFAQAPQSMEEMTLRLERAVAAQPDSAEGLYFLGRTYMAQDRPADAAKIFERTVAVAGRQPELLGQWAQAQYFADGKKWSDKVQALTDEALKLDPKEVTSLGLLGIAAFEGERYQEAIDYWGRLLAQLPEGDKSREALQGGITRASEKLKASGGKVAQAPATKAAALLKVRVDLDPALKAKVQPGDSVFIFARAVSGPPAPLAAKRLTVADLPANVELGDADAMMPQLKLSNFPEVQLVARISRAGQPTAGEWIGRSQPLASSTTALQQLTIDSPDQ from the coding sequence ATGATTGATTTCTGGCTCGCCGCAGGTCTGCTCCTCCTGGTTGCCCTGAGTTTCCTGTTGATTCCTGTGTTGCGCGGTCGCCGCGCCCAGTTGGAAGAAGACCGCACCGCGCTGAACGTGGCGCTGTACCAAGAGCGCGTCGCCGAACTGCAGGCCGAGCGGGAGGAGGGCGTGCTCAACGCCGCGCAACTGGACACTGGCCGCGCCGAGGCCGCGCGGGAACTGCTCGCCGACACCGAAGGCGCCGATGCGCCGCGTGAATCCCGCTTGGGCAAGCCGTTGCCACTGCTCGCTGCTGTGCTGGTGCCGATATTGGGCCTGGCGCTGTACCTGCATTTTGGCGCCAGCGACAAGGTCGAGCTGACCCGTGAGTTCGCCCAGGCGCCGCAGTCGATGGAAGAAATGACCTTGCGCCTGGAGCGCGCCGTGGCGGCACAACCGGACTCCGCCGAGGGCCTGTATTTCCTCGGTCGGACTTACATGGCGCAGGACCGGCCGGCGGACGCGGCGAAGATCTTCGAGCGCACCGTGGCGGTGGCCGGTCGTCAACCCGAGCTGCTGGGCCAGTGGGCCCAGGCGCAGTATTTCGCCGACGGCAAGAAATGGTCGGACAAGGTCCAGGCCCTGACCGACGAAGCGCTGAAGCTCGATCCGAAGGAAGTCACCAGCCTCGGGCTGTTGGGGATTGCCGCGTTCGAAGGCGAGCGCTATCAGGAAGCGATCGATTATTGGGGGCGCCTGCTGGCGCAATTGCCTGAAGGCGACAAGTCCCGTGAAGCATTGCAGGGCGGCATTACCCGCGCCAGCGAGAAGCTCAAGGCCAGTGGCGGCAAGGTCGCTCAGGCGCCAGCGACCAAGGCTGCGGCGCTGCTCAAGGTGCGTGTCGACCTGGATCCGGCCCTCAAGGCCAAGGTGCAACCGGGCGACAGCGTGTTCATCTTCGCCCGCGCCGTTTCCGGTCCGCCGGCGCCGCTGGCGGCCAAGCGCCTGACCGTCGCCGACCTGCCGGCCAACGTCGAGCTGGGCGACGCCGATGCGATGATGCCGCAACTGAAACTGTCCAACTTCCCCGAAGTCCAACTGGTGGCGCGCATCTCCCGGGCCGGTCAACCGACCGCCGGCGAGTGGATCGGTCGCAGCCAACCCTTGGCGAGCAGTACCACCGCGCTGCAACAATTGACCATCGACAGTCCGGACCAATGA
- a CDS encoding N-acetylglutaminylglutamine amidotransferase, with the protein MCGLAGELRFDQQPADLAAVERITHHLAPRGPDAWGFHSQGPIALGHRRLKIMDLSDGSAQPMIDNQSGLSLAFNGAIYNYPELRAELEGLGYTFHSGGDTEVLLKGYHAWGEALLPKLNGMFAFAIWERDAKRLFIARDRLGVKPLYLSRNGQRLRFASALPALLKGGDINPVLDPVALNHYLNFHAVVPAPRTLLAGIEKLPPATWMRIEADGTTEQKTWWTLPYGPRADEQNLKLEDWIERVLDSTREAVAIRQRAAVDVGVLLSGGVDSSMLVGLLREVGVEDLSTFSIGFQDAGGERGDEFQYSDLIAKHYGTRHHQLRIDEKEIIEQLPAAFRAMSEPMVSHDCIAFYLLSREVAKHCKVVQSGQGADELFAGYHWYPQVDGASDPYAAYRAAFFDRSYEEYAATVQPKWLMANDAAGDFVKEHFAQPGADAAVDKALRLDSTVMLVDDPVKRVDNMTMAWGLEARTPFLDYRLVELSARVPAEFKLPDGGKHVLKEAARRVIPSEVIDRKKGYFPVPGLKHLEGNTLAWVRELLLDPSQDRGLFNPTMLDRLLTDPNGQLTPLRGSRLWQLAALNLWLSEQGI; encoded by the coding sequence ATGTGCGGATTAGCTGGAGAGTTACGTTTCGATCAACAACCTGCGGACCTTGCGGCCGTAGAGCGAATCACCCATCACTTGGCCCCTCGCGGCCCCGACGCGTGGGGGTTCCATAGCCAGGGACCGATTGCCCTCGGCCATCGTCGCCTGAAGATCATGGACCTCTCCGACGGCTCGGCGCAGCCGATGATCGACAATCAATCGGGCCTGTCACTGGCATTCAACGGTGCGATCTACAACTACCCGGAACTGCGCGCCGAACTCGAAGGCCTGGGCTACACCTTCCATTCCGGCGGCGACACCGAAGTGCTGCTCAAGGGTTATCACGCCTGGGGCGAAGCCCTGCTGCCCAAGCTCAACGGCATGTTTGCCTTCGCCATCTGGGAACGCGACGCCAAGCGGCTGTTCATCGCCCGCGACCGTCTCGGCGTGAAGCCGCTGTACCTGTCGCGTAACGGCCAACGCCTGCGCTTTGCCTCGGCTTTGCCAGCGCTGCTCAAGGGCGGTGACATCAATCCGGTGCTCGACCCGGTAGCCCTCAATCATTATCTGAATTTCCATGCCGTCGTCCCGGCGCCGCGCACCCTGTTGGCGGGCATCGAGAAACTGCCGCCCGCGACGTGGATGCGCATCGAAGCGGATGGCACCACGGAGCAGAAAACCTGGTGGACGCTGCCCTACGGCCCACGCGCCGACGAGCAGAATCTGAAGCTGGAAGACTGGATCGAGCGCGTGCTCGACAGCACCCGCGAAGCCGTTGCCATTCGCCAGCGCGCCGCCGTCGATGTCGGTGTGTTGCTCTCCGGCGGCGTGGATTCGAGCATGCTTGTGGGCTTGTTGCGCGAAGTGGGCGTCGAAGACCTGTCCACATTCTCCATCGGCTTCCAGGACGCCGGCGGCGAGCGCGGTGACGAGTTCCAGTATTCGGATTTGATCGCCAAGCACTACGGCACCCGGCACCACCAGTTGCGCATCGATGAAAAAGAAATCATCGAACAACTGCCCGCGGCATTCCGCGCCATGAGCGAGCCGATGGTCAGCCACGATTGCATCGCCTTCTACCTGCTGTCGCGGGAAGTGGCCAAGCATTGCAAAGTGGTGCAAAGCGGCCAGGGCGCCGACGAACTGTTCGCCGGTTATCACTGGTATCCCCAAGTGGACGGCGCCAGCGACCCGTATGCCGCCTATCGCGCGGCCTTCTTCGACCGCAGCTACGAAGAGTACGCCGCTACCGTGCAGCCCAAATGGCTGATGGCCAACGACGCGGCCGGTGACTTCGTCAAGGAACATTTCGCCCAACCGGGCGCCGATGCCGCAGTCGACAAGGCCCTGCGCCTGGACAGCACCGTGATGCTGGTGGACGACCCGGTCAAACGCGTGGACAACATGACCATGGCCTGGGGCCTGGAAGCGCGCACGCCGTTCCTCGACTACCGGCTGGTGGAGCTTTCAGCCCGAGTGCCAGCTGAATTCAAGCTGCCCGATGGCGGCAAGCATGTGCTCAAGGAAGCAGCTCGCCGGGTGATTCCGAGCGAGGTCATCGACCGCAAGAAAGGCTATTTTCCGGTGCCGGGCCTCAAGCATCTGGAAGGCAACACGCTGGCCTGGGTTCGTGAGTTGCTGCTGGATCCGAGCCAGGATCGTGGCTTGTTCAACCCGACCATGCTCGACCGTTTGTTGACCGACCCCAATGGCCAGCTGACGCCCCTGCGCGGTTCGAGGCTGTGGCAATTGGCGGCGCTGAACCTGTGGCTCAGCGAGCAAGGAATCTGA
- a CDS encoding DUF3309 family protein: protein MGTILIIILILLLIGGLPVFPHSRSWGYGPSGIIGVVLVVLLVLLLLGKI, encoded by the coding sequence ATGGGCACTATTCTAATCATCATCCTGATCCTCCTGCTGATCGGTGGCCTGCCGGTCTTCCCGCACTCCAGAAGTTGGGGTTATGGCCCGTCCGGTATCATCGGCGTAGTACTGGTGGTGCTGTTGGTCCTGCTGTTACTCGGCAAGATATAA
- a CDS encoding YnfA family protein, which yields MLNYLWFFLAALFEIAGCYAFWMWLRQGKSAWWIGPALLSLTLFALLLTRIEATYAGRAYAAYGGIYIIASIGWLAVVERARPLGSDWIGVALCVLGAGVILFGPRFSGP from the coding sequence ATGCTCAACTATTTGTGGTTTTTTCTCGCCGCACTCTTTGAAATCGCTGGCTGCTACGCCTTCTGGATGTGGTTGCGCCAAGGCAAGAGCGCCTGGTGGATCGGGCCGGCGCTGCTCAGCCTGACGCTGTTCGCCCTCTTGCTGACCCGCATCGAAGCGACGTACGCCGGTCGTGCGTATGCCGCCTACGGGGGAATTTATATCATCGCTTCCATTGGCTGGCTGGCCGTCGTGGAGCGTGCCCGGCCGCTGGGTTCCGACTGGATTGGCGTGGCGCTCTGCGTGTTGGGCGCGGGTGTGATTCTGTTCGGGCCGCGGTTCTCCGGTCCTTGA
- the csrA gene encoding carbon storage regulator CsrA: MLVLSRAVGELISIGDDISVRVLSISGSTVRFGVEAPRHVDVHRSEIYDKIQRKKAQAARKACSVE; this comes from the coding sequence ATGCTCGTACTAAGCCGCGCTGTAGGTGAATTGATTTCCATAGGTGACGACATTTCCGTCCGTGTGCTGTCGATCAGCGGCAGCACCGTGCGTTTCGGCGTGGAGGCGCCTCGGCACGTCGACGTCCATCGCTCGGAAATCTACGACAAGATCCAGAGAAAAAAGGCCCAGGCCGCACGCAAGGCCTGTTCAGTCGAATAG
- a CDS encoding LTA synthase family protein — translation MAIPDALSQQRTTHRLLQPTVKSHLAYTLLCALVMMVMLSLLRVALLVYNREMILDTPASTFVEAFANGLRFDLRLVVYLCIPLLLALFSARAMAARGFFRFWLTVTSSIALFLGLMEMDFYREFHQRLNGLVFQYVKEDPKTVASMLWYGFPVVRYLLAWVGGTLLMSLAFKGADRATRPRGPFSGGSIGTRQIAPWYGRVAVFMICLVVAVAAARGTLRQGPPLRWGDVYTTDSNFANQLGLNGTLSLVAAAKSRMSEDRDNIWKATLEQPLAQQTVRDMLVMPDDKLVDTETAAVRRDYTPPADKTLPIKNVVVILMESMAGHSVGALGAPGNITPYLDKLSKEGLLFDRFFSNGTHTHQGMFATMACFPNLPGFEYLMQTPEGSHKLSGLPQLLSAREYDDVYVYNGDFAWDNQSGFFSSQGMTNFIGRNDYVNPVFSDPTWGVSDQDMFDRGLIELKARENGKPFYALLQTLSNHTPYALPTPLPVEPVTDRGSLNEHLTAMRYSDWALGQFFEKARKEPYFKETLFVVVGDHGFGNERQITEMDLGRFNVPMLLIGPGIQEKFGQRNHTVGTQVDIVPTIMGRLGGQVRNQCWGRDLLNLPAGDTGFGVIKPSGSEQTTAIIRDDKILVLPREKEMAPKMYRYELGATPRAEVIPDAPETAEMKLKLESFLQTATKSLMDNTAGVIDGKPD, via the coding sequence ATGGCAATCCCGGACGCCCTGAGTCAGCAGCGCACCACGCATCGCCTGCTGCAACCGACCGTCAAATCGCACCTGGCCTATACGTTGCTCTGTGCCTTGGTGATGATGGTCATGCTGAGCCTGCTGCGCGTTGCGCTGCTGGTCTATAACCGCGAAATGATCCTCGACACCCCAGCCTCCACCTTCGTTGAAGCATTTGCCAACGGCCTGCGTTTCGACTTGCGCCTGGTGGTCTATCTCTGCATTCCGCTGCTGCTGGCTTTGTTCAGCGCGCGGGCGATGGCGGCGCGTGGATTCTTTCGTTTCTGGCTGACCGTCACCTCCAGCATCGCGCTGTTCCTCGGCCTGATGGAAATGGACTTCTACCGTGAGTTCCACCAGCGCCTCAACGGCCTGGTCTTCCAGTATGTGAAGGAAGACCCGAAAACCGTGGCGAGCATGCTTTGGTACGGTTTCCCGGTAGTGCGTTACCTGCTGGCCTGGGTCGGCGGCACCCTGCTCATGAGCCTGGCGTTCAAGGGCGCCGATCGCGCCACCCGGCCGCGTGGGCCTTTCAGCGGAGGCAGCATCGGCACACGCCAGATCGCCCCGTGGTACGGACGTGTCGCGGTGTTCATGATCTGCTTGGTGGTGGCGGTGGCCGCTGCGCGTGGCACCCTGCGCCAAGGCCCGCCGCTGCGTTGGGGCGACGTCTACACCACGGATTCGAACTTCGCCAACCAATTGGGCCTCAACGGCACGTTGTCGCTGGTGGCGGCGGCCAAGAGCCGGATGTCCGAAGACCGCGACAACATCTGGAAAGCCACCCTCGAGCAACCGCTGGCACAACAGACCGTTCGCGACATGCTGGTGATGCCCGACGACAAACTGGTGGATACCGAGACGGCCGCCGTGCGCCGCGACTACACGCCGCCGGCCGACAAGACGCTGCCGATCAAGAACGTGGTGGTGATCCTCATGGAAAGCATGGCCGGTCACTCGGTGGGCGCCTTGGGCGCGCCGGGCAACATCACGCCTTACCTGGACAAACTGTCCAAGGAAGGCTTGCTGTTCGACCGCTTCTTCTCCAACGGCACCCACACTCACCAGGGCATGTTCGCCACCATGGCGTGTTTCCCGAACCTGCCGGGCTTCGAATACCTGATGCAGACGCCGGAAGGCAGCCACAAGCTGTCGGGCCTGCCACAGTTGCTCAGCGCGCGTGAATACGACGACGTGTATGTCTACAACGGCGATTTTGCCTGGGACAACCAGTCAGGCTTCTTCAGCAGCCAGGGCATGACCAACTTCATCGGGCGCAATGACTATGTGAACCCGGTGTTCTCCGACCCGACCTGGGGTGTGTCCGACCAGGACATGTTCGATCGTGGCCTGATCGAGCTCAAGGCGCGGGAAAACGGCAAGCCGTTCTATGCCTTGCTGCAAACCCTGTCCAACCACACGCCGTACGCGCTGCCGACACCGTTGCCAGTCGAGCCGGTCACTGACCGTGGCAGCTTGAACGAACACCTGACCGCCATGCGTTACTCCGATTGGGCGCTGGGCCAGTTCTTCGAGAAGGCGCGCAAGGAGCCTTACTTCAAGGAAACCCTGTTCGTCGTGGTCGGTGACCATGGCTTTGGCAACGAGCGCCAGATCACCGAAATGGACTTGGGTCGTTTCAACGTGCCTATGCTGCTGATCGGGCCGGGCATACAGGAGAAGTTCGGCCAGCGCAACCACACCGTGGGCACCCAGGTCGATATCGTTCCGACCATCATGGGGCGGCTCGGTGGCCAGGTACGCAACCAGTGCTGGGGCCGCGACCTGTTGAACTTGCCGGCGGGCGATACCGGGTTTGGCGTGATCAAGCCGTCGGGCAGCGAGCAGACCACGGCGATCATCCGCGACGACAAGATCCTCGTGCTGCCAAGGGAGAAGGAAATGGCGCCGAAGATGTATCGCTACGAACTGGGCGCCACTCCGCGTGCAGAAGTCATTCCGGATGCACCGGAAACGGCCGAGATGAAACTCAAGCTCGAATCGTTCCTGCAAACCGCGACCAAGAGCCTGATGGATAACACCGCAGGCGTTATAGACGGCAAGCCGGACTGA
- the speE gene encoding polyamine aminopropyltransferase, whose protein sequence is MTTTPTGDYLETLYEGYGQRFRMDKLLHEVRTEHQHLVIFENPRMGRVMALDGVIQTTEADEFIYHEMLTHVPILAHGAVKRVLIIGGGDGGMLREVTKHIGIEHITMVEIDGTVVDMCKEFLPNHSKGAYDDPRLNLVIDDGMRFVATTQEKFDVIISDSTDPIGPGEVLFSENFYQACHRCLNEGGILVTQNGTPFMQLGEVQTTAGRLHGLFADWHFYQAAVPTYIGGAMTFAWGATDPAYRKLSRETLRERFIGSGIVTRYYNPEIHIGAFAMPQYVLQSINKPSND, encoded by the coding sequence ATGACGACCACCCCGACCGGCGATTACCTGGAAACCCTCTACGAAGGCTACGGCCAGCGTTTTCGCATGGACAAGCTGCTGCATGAGGTGCGCACCGAGCACCAGCACCTGGTGATCTTTGAAAACCCGCGCATGGGCCGGGTCATGGCCCTGGACGGTGTGATCCAGACCACCGAAGCCGATGAATTCATCTACCACGAGATGCTGACCCACGTGCCTATCCTGGCCCATGGCGCGGTCAAGCGCGTGCTGATCATCGGTGGTGGCGACGGCGGCATGCTGCGCGAAGTGACCAAGCACATCGGCATCGAGCACATCACCATGGTCGAGATCGACGGCACGGTGGTGGACATGTGCAAGGAGTTCCTGCCCAACCACTCCAAGGGGGCCTACGACGACCCACGCCTGAACCTGGTGATCGACGACGGCATGCGTTTTGTCGCCACCACCCAGGAAAAATTCGACGTCATCATTTCCGACTCCACCGATCCGATCGGTCCTGGCGAGGTGCTGTTTTCGGAAAACTTCTACCAGGCGTGCCATCGCTGCCTGAACGAAGGTGGCATCCTGGTGACCCAGAACGGCACGCCATTCATGCAGCTGGGCGAAGTGCAGACCACCGCCGGACGCCTGCACGGTTTGTTCGCCGACTGGCATTTCTACCAGGCGGCCGTGCCGACCTACATTGGCGGCGCCATGACCTTTGCTTGGGGCGCGACTGATCCTGCCTATCGCAAGTTGTCGCGTGAAACCCTGCGCGAGCGTTTCATCGGCAGCGGCATCGTCACCCGCTACTACAACCCCGAGATCCATATCGGCGCCTTTGCCATGCCGCAATATGTGTTGCAGTCGATCAATAAGCCGAGCAACGACTGA